The Caldisericum sp. DNA segment TCACCCAATTTAGGGAACACTACATAATTTTTATTTGCAATATATAGAATCTTTACTTTTACTTTGATAACTATATACTAATATTGAGAGGGAAACACTATGAAAACAAAGGATAGAAAAGAAGCAATAAATGAAATATTTTCAAGGGAATCCGCAATATTAAAAGATCTCCTGCAAGAAAAATACAATACATTTACTGAAGAAATTCGTTCTGAAGAAGATATTTTTCCTGGCGTTGTTGTGAGTAAATTTAAAAGAATCTTCAATGAAGAAATTGCTAAAAGCATTAATAAAGTTATTGATGAATTGAACACGCCTTCCTTAAGATTAAACGAAGAAGAGTGGCTTGAGATAAAGAAATCTTTTGAATCATTTCTTGACGAAATAGATCCAATTATCAGTAAAAATTAAAGGAATTTGGTATTCCAAAAGCCCGCACAAAGAGATTTCTTGAAAACTCACGAAACGAACTAAATCGCCTTATACAGGACAGGGTAATAAAAACAAAAATTGGTGGATTTGCAACAGACAGTTATTACAAGCTTAGCGACAGAAGAATCTCAACAATTGCAATAGTCATTTCAATAATAAGTTTGATAATTTCGATTATAGCAATATTGATAAAGTAAAGTATAGCATAAAGCGAGATTTATAATCGCTGCTTTCTTTTATACCAGGCATTTCTTTTTGTTGAATACTTATAGCCTGGCTTTTCCTTAAGGCTCCAATAGCAAATGGAGGTTTCCCACTCTTCATTTTGAGAATAGTGTTGACTCAAAGCCTTGCTATTAAGTTTACTGGAGGTTTCATTATCTCTTACTGAAGGAATTCCATTTTTAAAAGGAGAAATCCAATCACAATTCGGATTTGTACAAGCATAAAAATAGCCAAATTTACCACTTTTTAGTGTCACAAGGCTTTTTATCCCTTTAGATAAACACTTAGGACAATACTTATCGACATTTTGAGACAAGAAAAAGTCCCTAAGATTCAAATTATCATAAACTTGCTCGATAGTATTCTTTCCTTCAAATCGTCTCATCTGCTCTTCGGTATAATTGTGGCTCAATATGTTAAGACTTCCTTCCCACAAAATTTGATCATCAATTATAGAGATTTTTTGATGCATTTCACTCCAAAAACTTACATTTACTCCAACTTCTATTAGTTTTTCTATTGACTCCTTAGACTGCTCCGCTAAGGAGGCTTGTTTGGCGGGAGGTCTTGTAATAACAAAAATTTTAACACCTCTATTGATGAGCGATATAAACAAATTTAAGAGCTTGTTTGTTCCTCCTATCGATACAAACGGACTTAATATAATAACTCTGTCTTTTGCATTTTTGAGATCTTCAATAAATGACTGCCAGAACTCATATTGGTTGTAAAGCAAACTTCCTTTAATAGATTGAGAAGCACCTTGATATATCAAATTTACCGATTTATCGAAGTCTTCAGCCCTCCAATTCTTTATAATTTCGCTTGAATTTATGACCAAGCCATATGATTTTACATAATCTATTACCTCCCTAATAAGTCCATCCTTTGGAAACTCTTTTTCAATATATTTAACATTTGCAATAATATAGAGTTTAGACTTAGCACGCGTAATTGCAACATTTATCAGCTTTTTTGCTTCTTCGCTATTATTATATTCATTTAGCATTGACCATTTTTTAGCTCCTACTCCTTCAACAGTGTCAAAAATAATGACTTCCTCTTCCGAGCCTTGAAAATTATGAATCACGCCAACCCTAACTCTGNNNNNNNNNNNNNNNNNNNNNNNNNNNNNNNNNNNNNNNNNNNNNNNNNNNNNNNNNNNNNNNNNNNNNNNNNNNNNNNNNNNNNNNNNNNNNNNNNNNNAATGACTTCCTCTTCCGAGCCTTGAAAATTATGAATCACGCCAACCCTAACTCTGTTCTCGATACCCTTGTCTTTTGCTATCCTTAAGATCAAATTTGCCTGGTGTCTATATGGTGTAACAATGCCAACTCTTTGGTTATTATCAAGTGATGGAAGAATACTTTCAGCTAAATTTACACACAAAAGAGCGTTATAAAGATTAAATCTTCCACCGGAAAATGCCTGGCTTGCCCAGGGATTTGCAGAAGATGTGTCAACAAGAATAACGGGCTTATTACCTGAAATTTTATCCTCAACTTCTTTATAATCAGTTTTTCTGTCGTTTATAACTTCCTGGTAAATAAATTTGTTTGATATTTTAGATATAGATGGATGCATCCTGTATTGCGTCTTCAATAGCTTTATTCTATTATCATAAAGCACTCTTTTAACATCATTTATTCCAAGGGTATCAAAAATACTTTTTACTAACCATTTATGGGCAAATTCATTTTTTGAAACCGAAATAGGAGGAAGTTGCATAAAATCACCGACTATTGTAATAGCTGTTGAGGCTTTCGATGCAGCCCAAAATAACATTGGCTGGGGTGCCATACTAACTTCATCTACAACTAACACATCAAAGGATAAAGTTTCAAAAACCTTTGCAATATAAGTCATAGTAAGCGTTGTGCCAACTACTAACGCTTCTTCTAAAATTCCTAATTGCATCTTGTCAAGTGCTTTTTGAATATCGGAAATCTTGGACTTGAGCGCTTCTATTTTACTCTTCAGATTCTCCATATACGAATCTATCTCCCGTATACTGACACTGAGATTTTTTAACGAATCTTCCAGATATTTTTGAGATTCGCCCTTTTTTATCTGTAAAGTCGAGAGTTCTGCCTTTAGACTTACAATGCTATTCTCTAATTCTCTTTCTTGCTGCCTTTTTGACATTATTTCTTCCTCTAACTTCTCTAATCTTGCTTTTATAACTTCAGGATTTAGCCCCAAAAACAATCTCTTTAGTGCGTTGCTTTCATTGGCTTTCAAAAGCCTATTTTGGAGTTCTGCTTTTACTTCCAACAACTTTTCGATCTGCTCATTTAAATATGACAGAATTTGAGTCTTTTCATTTAAAATCTTCTCAGTTGCATTTATCTTGTAATCAATATTTTGTATGAAATTGTATAGTTTTTTTGCCTCTTGAGCCTTTTCGAGTTTTGTATTCAGAGTTGTAAGTTCCCCTGTTAGTCTACTTTTCTCACTCAGTAAATTTTCGGATTTCTTTTTAAAAATTTCATCAAATCTAATTAAGTCTAAATTTTCTTCTTTAATTTTCTGTAAATATTCTGGCTTTATATTACCAAATCTTACCAATTTGCCTTCTTCGTAAATAGAAGACTTTCTAAATTTTTCACCGATTCTTAGCATTGCTTCATCAACTGCGTTATTAGAATGCGATACCAAAAGAACTCTTCTTCCAAGTTTAATGTGTCCTTCAATGAGTTTTACTATCGTTTTAGTCTTTCCTGTCCCTGGAGGTCCCCAAATAATGCAAAAAGAGTTAAGAAGGGAAGCTTTTACAGCTTCCTTCTGTGACTCATCTAACTCATTACCAATAAAAAAATTATCATTTTCAAGCAAATAAATATTTGAGTGTATAGGACTTGCTTCACCGGAAAATAATTTTAAACTTGAAGTAAACTTCTTTGAATCATCTGCACTCTCTTCAAACTTTCTTTTAAGTTCTTCAAGCAAATACCATGTATTTATTTTAAGTTTAGCAGAGGGTATTTTATTCCCTAAATTCTCATCCAAGGAAAGAACAACATTTTGACCTTCTATCGTAACAATATAACATCTATAATTTTTACCATTAACTTCAATTTCTGCTGGAGTATCATCCATAGTTGAAAAAACATTATCGACAACAAATTGATAAATATAGGAATTGCTAGACTCTTGAACAATTATCCCATCAAAAACGGAAATTGTTCTTCCACTATGACCTTCTTTTAGCTCTTTAATTTCAGCGTCTAATGCTAATACTATTTCCTTAATTGTAGGATGCATTTTCAAATTCCCAATTCATTTAAACTAATACATTTTAATCTTTAATTAGTTTTTCTGCAAATTTTTTAATTCATATAAAACATAAATCACGCTAAATACTAAAACATAAAAATTATTTAAACCTCTTCGATTTGCCTATATTGTTTCTCAATTCTTCAAGAATCTAATCCTTTCCAATTCTCGTTTTTTAAAGTATCTTTAATTGTTGAGAAAGTTAGCCTTTTTTCGATGTACATAAAAGGCTTTTGTGTTCAGTGTAGAGGACAAAGATAAATTATTTTTTATATTAGCTTGTATCTTTCCTTATTAAGAAAATAAAGCATTGTAAGATTAAAGGGCAGGACTATAGCCTACCCGAATTTCAAACCTAGATTCTTGGATTTGTTTGTATAATTTCTTCTCTTATCTTATCTGTATCAGGCACATTCTTGACATTCCATCTTATAATACGAATACCTGCTGACTGAAGTGCTTTATTCTTTTTGTCATCAGCTTCTTGCCTTCGCTCACTATTGTGGGAAGAATCGTCAAGTTCAATTGCTGCTACAATACTGAAATCCTTTTTACACACAAGAAAATCAATGGTCATTCTGTTAATTTTATTAAGCCATTCCATATAATTGGCACCTTCTTTTACACCGAGAAATCTTGACAATGAAACTTGGGAAAGAATCACATATTCAGGAAGTGCTTTTTCAAGTTTGTAATACAATGATTGCTCTACAGGCGTTAAAGGTTTCTTTGCATAAAAAGGAAAAGCAGCAATCTCCTCTTTCTCTCCTTTTGAAGATGAAAGAAACCTCAGAACAAAAATGATTGCCACTAAAATGATAAGCACTAAAAATAATGTAGTCATGCTATTACCTCCGTGCAGTATTTGTTGTTAATGTATTGTTCCCTAAATCGTGTGACTACACACTCTTTCATCTTTACTTGCACCTCTTAGATTTTTGTTTGTATCAAAATTAAAGATTTTGTCAAGAAGCAAATTGCTGCCCTCCTTGTAGTGCTTTCGAGTTCTTATAGAAAAAAGTCTGTGCAAATCCTCATATAGAACAAGATATTATACCTTAAAAAGAGGAGTCACCAAATTATGGGATTAGCACATAAAGATATGACTTAAAAAAGGTTTTATATCGGATGGTGCCGAGGGACGGAATTGAACCGCCGACACGTGGATTTTCAGTCCACTGCTCTACCGACTGAGCTACCTCGGCACATGGTGGGCGAAAGAGGATTCGAACCTCTAACTTCTTGCGTGTAAGGCAAGCGTTCTACCGTTGAACTATCCGCCCACATGGTGCTGGGAGTGGGAGTCGAACCCACACGGGAGTGCCCACACGCCCCTCAAACGTGCGCGTCTGCCAATTCCGCCATCCCAGCACTTAAAAGCCTAAAAGACTTTAAATACGTTTAAAAATATTGTAGTAAGGACGAATAGTATACCAAATACGGTAGCCAAACGCTCTAACAAAATATCTTTTGCAGTCCTATTGTGGAAGACTGTTGCGCCACCAGAAATAGCACCTAAGCCAGCACCTTTCGGATCCATCAACAAAATCGATAAAATGGTGCCAACTGCAAAAATCAAGTCCAATACTATCAATACAATCGCAAATGTACTCATATCCTTTACCTTCTTCCATATGTATTATATAGATTTGAGAATAAATTTCAAGTAGTTTTACGAAAAATTATATAAAAACTCTATAAAAACAAAAAAGCCTGCCCAAAAAAAGGCAGGCTCTTAAAAAACTTCAATATTTATTCCTTATTGTCTAATGCGTCAACCGCTGGAAGAACTTTTCCTTCGAGGAATTCAAGGAAAGCACCGCCACCAGTTGAAAGGTGTGTAATTTTGTCCTGAAGATTGAATTTTCTGAATGCTGCAACTGTTTCACCACCACCTGCAACCGTTGTAACACCTGAAAGACTTCCAATAAATTTTGCAATCTCAAAAGTGCCTTGTGCAAATTTCTCAATTTCGAATACGCCGAGAGGTCCATTCCATACAATTGTTTTTGCCTTAGATAATTCGTTTTCAAACAGCTTTACCGTCTTTGGTCCGATATCTACGCCAACAAGGTCGCTTTTCATATCCTCAATATCAAAAATCCCTGCATAGCCCTCTTCTTTTACATCAGTTGCGGCAACAATATCGACAGGCAAGACAATTTTTACCCCTTTCGCCTTCGCTTCTTCTAAAAGACTTTTTGCAACATCGAGTTTATCATCTTCGCAAAGCGATCTTCCGATATTATAGCCCTGTGCCTTAAGGAATGTGAAGCACATACCACCGCCTATGAGGAGTTCATCGACCTTACCGAGAAGGTTCCTTATAAGACCAATCTTATCCGATACCTTTGCTCCCCCTAAAACTGCAATGTAAGGGTGTTCTGGGGATTCAAGTAGGTTCGAAAGAATTGTAATCTCCTTTTCCATAAGAAGCCCTGCAACCGATGGAAGATACTGCGTAATTCCAACTGTAGAGGCTGCAACTCTATGCGCTGTTGCAAATGCATCATTTACAAAAATATCACCAAGGCTTGCAAGTGCTTTTGCAAATTCGGGATCATTGTCCTCTTCGCCTTTATAGAAACGCAAGTTCTCAAGGAGAACAACTTCGCCTTCTTTAAGAGTCTCGTCGATAAATTTCTTGACGCTATCGCCGATGCAATCATCAAGTTTATAAACCTTAAATCCTCCAAGTTCCTCAAGGGCTTTTGCAACAGGGTCCATTTTGAGGGATTCGTCTTTGCCCTTTGGACGCCCAAGGTGGCTCATTAAGATAACCTTTGCGTTTCTTTCTCTCAGGTAATTGATTGTAGGAAGGGCACTTAAAATCCTAAAATCATCCAAAACTTTTCCGTCTTTAGTAATCTGGACATTAAAATCAACCCTTACAAGGACCCTTTTACCAACAACATCAACATCCCTCAAGGTTTTTTTATTCATCTATGCCTCCCTTATAATTAATAACCTGCCTTTTGGACTACAAGTTTAGTGAGATCTGCAACTCTACAGGAATATCCCCACTCGTTATCATACCAGCTTACAACATTCAAAAGATTCCCATCAACTACCATTGTTGAGAGTGCATCAACAACGCCTGAGTATGTAATGCCTTTAAAATCGGAGGACACTAACGGCTCTTCAGTATATCCAAGGATACCTTTCATATAGGTTTCGGATGCTTCCTTAAGATAACCGTTAACTTCTTCTGCTGTTGCATTTCTCTTTAATACCGCGTTAAATACTGAAATTGAAACTGTTGGGGTTGGCACTCTCAAGGCAAAACCA contains these protein-coding regions:
- a CDS encoding topoisomerase DNA-binding C4 zinc finger domain-containing protein, which encodes RVRVGVIHNFQGSEEEVIIFDTVEGVGAKKWSMLNEYNNSEEAKKLINVAITRAKSKLYIIANVKYIEKEFPKDGLIREVIDYVKSYGLVINSSEIIKNWRAEDFDKSVNLIYQGASQSIKGSLLYNQYEFWQSFIEDLKNAKDRVIILSPFVSIGGTNKLLNLFISLINRGVKIFVITRPPAKQASLAEQSKESIEKLIEVGVNVSFWSEMHQKISIIDDQILWEGSLNILSHNYTEEQMRRFEGKNTIEQVYDNLNLRDFFLSQNVDKYCPKCLSKGIKSLVTLKSGKFGYFYACTNPNCDWISPFKNGIPSVRDNETSSKLNSKALSQHYSQNEEWETSICYWSLKEKPGYKYSTKRNAWYKRKQRL
- a CDS encoding AAA family ATPase, translated to MHPTIKEIVLALDAEIKELKEGHSGRTISVFDGIIVQESSNSYIYQFVVDNVFSTMDDTPAEIEVNGKNYRCYIVTIEGQNVVLSLDENLGNKIPSAKLKINTWYLLEELKRKFEESADDSKKFTSSLKLFSGEASPIHSNIYLLENDNFFIGNELDESQKEAVKASLLNSFCIIWGPPGTGKTKTIVKLIEGHIKLGRRVLLVSHSNNAVDEAMLRIGEKFRKSSIYEEGKLVRFGNIKPEYLQKIKEENLDLIRFDEIFKKKSENLLSEKSRLTGELTTLNTKLEKAQEAKKLYNFIQNIDYKINATEKILNEKTQILSYLNEQIEKLLEVKAELQNRLLKANESNALKRLFLGLNPEVIKARLEKLEEEIMSKRQQERELENSIVSLKAELSTLQIKKGESQKYLEDSLKNLSVSIREIDSYMENLKSKIEALKSKISDIQKALDKMQLGILEEALVVGTTLTMTYIAKVFETLSFDVLVVDEVSMAPQPMLFWAASKASTAITIVGDFMQLPPISVSKNEFAHKWLVKSIFDTLGINDVKRVLYDNRIKLLKTQYRMHPSISKISNKFIYQEVINDRKTDYKEVEDKISGNKPVILVDTSSANPWASQAFSGGRFNLYNALLCVNLAESILPSLDNNQRVGIVTPYRHQANLILRIAKDKGIENRVRVGVIHNFQGSEEEVI
- a CDS encoding DUF2726 domain-containing protein, with product MTTLFLVLIILVAIIFVLRFLSSSKGEKEEIAAFPFYAKKPLTPVEQSLYYKLEKALPEYVILSQVSLSRFLGVKEGANYMEWLNKINRMTIDFLVCKKDFSIVAAIELDDSSHNSERRQEADDKKNKALQSAGIRIIRWNVKNVPDTDKIREEIIQTNPRI
- the secG gene encoding preprotein translocase subunit SecG codes for the protein MSTFAIVLIVLDLIFAVGTILSILLMDPKGAGLGAISGGATVFHNRTAKDILLERLATVFGILFVLTTIFLNVFKVF
- a CDS encoding phosphoglycerate kinase encodes the protein MNKKTLRDVDVVGKRVLVRVDFNVQITKDGKVLDDFRILSALPTINYLRERNAKVILMSHLGRPKGKDESLKMDPVAKALEELGGFKVYKLDDCIGDSVKKFIDETLKEGEVVLLENLRFYKGEEDNDPEFAKALASLGDIFVNDAFATAHRVAASTVGITQYLPSVAGLLMEKEITILSNLLESPEHPYIAVLGGAKVSDKIGLIRNLLGKVDELLIGGGMCFTFLKAQGYNIGRSLCEDDKLDVAKSLLEEAKAKGVKIVLPVDIVAATDVKEEGYAGIFDIEDMKSDLVGVDIGPKTVKLFENELSKAKTIVWNGPLGVFEIEKFAQGTFEIAKFIGSLSGVTTVAGGGETVAAFRKFNLQDKITHLSTGGGAFLEFLEGKVLPAVDALDNKE